The genomic region TAGCATAGAAGAGTAACAAAATAGTAGAAGTAGCATAGGAAAGTTCATCATTGCTAGTCGACAATGGTATCAGGATGTAAGTAATGTCATCATTGCAACTGAGCACATCACATAAAGGAACTTAGCACAAAGAAAGTGAGTTCAAAATTGAAGATAGTTCATCATTGCTAATAGACAATGTTCTCAGCCAACTTAGCACAAAGAAAGTGAGTTCAAAATTGTAGATAGTTCATCATTGCTAATAGACAATGTTCTCAGCCAACttagcacaatacataatgaccATTATCCCCTATGTGAGGCCCTATTCTGCCACATTTGTTGAGCCCAATTGTCCCTGGTAGCAGACCATGCAGCATTGTCCATGACAAGGTCATGGGGAGCTTCCTCATGAACTTGATTTGCAGCCCATGTTTCTTCCAGTGGAATATGTTCATCATTCCCATGACGAAGAATCCAGTTGTGGAGGATACAACAGGCTAGGACTAGCTTTACTTGTGTCTTGTATGGATGGAAAGGTTTGTTGTATAATATTTTGAATCTGTTCTTCAAAGCACCAAAGGCCCTCTCTATTGTCACCCTTAGTGATGAATGTCTAAGGTTGAAGAGCTCTTTGGGGTTCTGTGGATTCCTCCCCCCATATTCACTCAAGTGGTACCGTGTGGCACGATAAGGGGGTAAAAACCCAGGTCTGACAGCATAACCAGCATCCACAAGGTAAAATTTACCTAACATCATATATCATATATTAGGACATTGTAGACCAATATTAGGGGATACCAAGGAAACTAGTTTTTACCTTGGGGCACTTTTAGACCATCTTCTCTCTCAAGGGCATCAGCAAGGATAAGGGCATCATGTGCTGATCCCTCCCAGCCAGCAAGAACATATGTAAACCTTAGATCAAAGTCTACAGCAGCTAAGATGTTCTGTGTTGTGGTGTGTTTCCTACCAAGGAAGGCAGCCCTCTGATTTCTAGGAACTCTTGCTAGCACATGAGTGCCATCAATGGCACCAATACAGTCCTAC from Zea mays cultivar B73 chromosome 6, Zm-B73-REFERENCE-NAM-5.0, whole genome shotgun sequence harbors:
- the LOC111589567 gene encoding protein ALP1-like; this translates as MTFRRSIETISRYFKEVLFAVGELRNEMILPPSTATPTKIRDSHRWYPYFKDCIGAIDGTHVLARVPRNQRAAFLGRKHTTTQNILAAVDFDLRFTYVLAGWEGSAHDALILADALEREDGLKVPQGKFYLVDAGYAVRPGFLPPYRATRYHLSEYGGRNPQNPKELFNLRHSSLRVTIERAFGALKNRFKILYNKPFHPYKTQVKLVLACCILHNWILRHGNDEHIPLEETWAANQVHEEAPHDLVMDNAAWSATRDNWAQQMWQNRASHRG